Proteins co-encoded in one Euzebyales bacterium genomic window:
- a CDS encoding TrkA C-terminal domain-containing protein translates to MFQVISLLLVAAVTLLIGRLGTIALTATGLPRPIAKFQARSALSGAGYTTNESESVVSHPARRRIVMTLMSVGSLGSAAIIATLIGSFLDVSGFGSGLERGLQIIVGVFILWMILRIPTLDRVLARVFAGLVKRMTDVDVRDYGNMLRLSSDYGISELLVEAGDWLADRTLAELDLSHEGLLVLGIVRGDHYYGAPKGTYRARPGDTLLVYGPVERLAELDERRSGTAGERAHRDAIVAQREIERLERVAQATETGDEPNLEGADDHGATDAAAAESSEDHNRPRRRGPPTGGGIRRRRQR, encoded by the coding sequence GTGTTCCAGGTCATCTCTCTGCTGCTCGTCGCCGCCGTGACCCTGCTCATCGGCCGGCTCGGCACGATCGCGCTCACAGCGACGGGGCTGCCCCGTCCGATCGCAAAGTTCCAGGCTCGGTCGGCTCTCTCTGGCGCCGGGTACACGACCAACGAGTCCGAGTCGGTGGTCAGCCACCCCGCGCGCCGACGCATCGTCATGACGCTCATGAGCGTCGGAAGCCTGGGCAGTGCGGCCATCATCGCTACTCTGATTGGCTCGTTCCTCGACGTCTCGGGGTTCGGCTCGGGCCTCGAACGTGGGCTGCAGATCATCGTCGGCGTGTTCATCCTCTGGATGATCCTGCGGATCCCGACCCTCGATCGCGTGCTGGCCCGCGTCTTCGCCGGGCTGGTCAAGCGCATGACCGACGTCGACGTCCGCGACTACGGCAACATGCTGCGCCTGTCGAGCGACTACGGGATCTCGGAGCTGCTGGTCGAGGCCGGCGACTGGCTGGCCGACCGGACGCTTGCCGAGCTCGACCTGTCGCACGAGGGCCTGCTGGTGCTCGGCATCGTCCGCGGCGACCACTACTACGGCGCGCCCAAGGGCACCTACCGGGCCCGCCCGGGCGACACGCTGCTCGTGTACGGCCCGGTCGAGCGGCTCGCTGAGCTCGATGAGCGGCGCAGCGGCACCGCCGGTGAGCGGGCCCACCGCGACGCCATCGTCGCACAGCGCGAGATCGAGCGCCTCGAACGGGTCGCACAGGCCACCGAGACAGGCGACGAGCCGAACCTGGAGGGCGCGGACGACCATGGTGCGACCGACGCGGCCGCAGCCGAGTCGTCG
- a CDS encoding MBL fold metallo-hydrolase, which produces MSRHVIDRLVLGMWQANCFIVGDREAGAAVVVDPGQDGADDVMGHLDALDLECKAVLLTHGHLDHLWSAPDLATRLDVPVLLHPDDRWLWDNPAAGFGAPLAGLEAQFGLRWEPPSERLEPLADGQTLPHAGLRLQVRHTPGHTPGSCVFIADNGEPIMLSGDLLFAGSVGRTDLPRGSMAEQNDSLKRVVLPLADDTRVHPGHGPDTTVGIERATNPFLRAL; this is translated from the coding sequence ATGTCCCGCCATGTGATCGACCGCCTCGTGCTCGGGATGTGGCAGGCGAACTGCTTCATCGTCGGTGACCGTGAGGCCGGCGCGGCGGTGGTCGTCGATCCGGGCCAGGACGGCGCTGACGACGTCATGGGACATCTGGACGCGCTCGACCTGGAGTGCAAGGCCGTCCTCCTGACGCACGGGCACCTCGACCACCTCTGGTCGGCGCCGGACCTCGCGACCCGCCTTGACGTGCCGGTGCTACTCCACCCCGACGACCGTTGGCTGTGGGACAATCCCGCCGCGGGCTTCGGTGCGCCGCTGGCGGGCCTCGAGGCGCAGTTCGGGCTGCGATGGGAGCCGCCGTCCGAGCGGCTCGAGCCGCTCGCGGACGGGCAGACGCTGCCGCACGCCGGCCTCAGGCTGCAGGTCCGTCACACGCCTGGGCACACGCCGGGATCGTGCGTGTTCATCGCCGACAACGGCGAGCCGATCATGCTGTCGGGCGACCTGCTGTTCGCTGGTTCCGTCGGACGGACGGACCTCCCGCGCGGATCGATGGCCGAGCAGAACGACTCACTGAAGCGCGTGGTGCTGCCGCTGGCCGACGACACCCGCGTCCACCCCGGCCACGGCCCCGACACGACGGTGGGCATCGAGCGCGCCACCAACCCCTTCCTGCGCGCCCTCTAG
- the aspS gene encoding aspartate--tRNA ligase, producing MTPYGAMRTHGAGTLRASDDGTAVVLAGWVARRRDHGGVAFLDLRDRTGVVQVVADPEADEALQSAHHVRSEYVVAVQGTVRLRPEGMVNDRLDTGDIEVAASRLEVLAAADTPPFPIDDRVEVDELMRLRYRYLDLRRAPLARALYMRAETTAVIREVMQAHGFVDVETPLLTRSTPEGARDFLVPSRMRSGEFYALPQSPQLFKQLLMVAGVERYYQIARCFRDEDFRADRQPEFTQLDLEASFIDEEDVYALVEELLTTIWARVLDVKLDPPFTRMTYAEAMARFGSDRPDLRIGLELVDLREVFADTEVGVFAGALGAGGTVIAVRLPDAGALTRKQLDGWVDFARARGAKGLAWAVVNDDGTLRSPLAKHMRETETSALLDATAAAPGDALFFGAGPERATQELMGAVRRALARDNELIPPDRWEFVWITEPPVVEWNDTEQRWDAVHHPFTAPTDASLDLMDSEPGRMAARAYDIVLNGMEIGGGSIRINNAEVQQRLFRVLGIDADTAADRFGFLLDAFAYGAPPHGGIAFGLDRLVMLLAGEESIRDVITFPKTQTGADVLTGAPSTVDADQLRSLGLRVRPTR from the coding sequence GTGACCCCCTACGGAGCAATGCGGACCCACGGTGCGGGAACACTGCGGGCGAGCGACGACGGTACCGCAGTCGTGCTCGCCGGCTGGGTGGCCCGCAGGCGCGATCACGGTGGCGTGGCGTTCCTCGACCTGCGTGACCGCACGGGCGTGGTCCAGGTCGTGGCCGACCCGGAGGCCGACGAGGCCCTCCAGTCCGCCCATCACGTCCGCAGTGAGTACGTGGTCGCTGTCCAGGGCACGGTCCGTCTGCGGCCCGAGGGCATGGTCAACGACAGGCTCGACACGGGTGACATCGAGGTCGCAGCTTCGCGACTGGAGGTGCTCGCCGCCGCCGACACGCCGCCGTTCCCCATCGACGACCGCGTCGAGGTCGACGAGCTGATGCGCCTTCGCTACCGGTACCTGGACCTGCGCCGGGCACCACTCGCGCGCGCGCTGTACATGCGCGCGGAGACGACGGCGGTGATCCGTGAGGTGATGCAGGCGCACGGCTTCGTCGACGTCGAGACCCCGCTGCTGACGCGGTCGACGCCCGAAGGCGCCCGCGACTTCCTCGTGCCGTCGCGCATGCGGTCCGGGGAGTTCTACGCGCTGCCCCAGTCGCCTCAGTTGTTCAAGCAGCTGCTGATGGTTGCTGGTGTCGAGCGCTACTACCAGATCGCGCGTTGCTTCCGTGACGAGGACTTCCGGGCCGATCGGCAGCCGGAGTTCACCCAGCTCGACCTCGAGGCCAGCTTCATCGACGAGGAGGACGTCTACGCACTGGTCGAGGAGCTGCTGACGACCATCTGGGCACGGGTGCTCGACGTCAAGCTCGATCCACCGTTCACGAGGATGACCTACGCCGAGGCGATGGCTCGGTTCGGCTCGGACCGGCCGGATCTGCGGATCGGCCTGGAGCTGGTCGACCTGCGCGAGGTCTTCGCCGACACCGAGGTCGGCGTGTTCGCCGGGGCGCTGGGTGCCGGCGGCACGGTGATCGCAGTCCGCCTGCCTGACGCTGGCGCGCTGACGCGCAAGCAGCTCGACGGCTGGGTCGACTTCGCCAGGGCACGGGGTGCGAAGGGGCTGGCGTGGGCCGTCGTCAACGACGACGGCACGCTGCGCAGCCCGCTGGCCAAGCACATGCGCGAGACCGAGACCTCGGCGCTGCTGGACGCCACCGCTGCGGCACCTGGTGACGCCCTGTTCTTCGGCGCCGGGCCCGAGCGGGCGACTCAGGAGCTGATGGGCGCGGTGCGGCGCGCGCTGGCGCGTGACAACGAGCTCATCCCGCCCGATCGCTGGGAGTTCGTCTGGATCACGGAGCCGCCGGTCGTGGAGTGGAACGACACGGAGCAGCGCTGGGACGCCGTCCATCACCCGTTCACCGCGCCGACCGATGCGTCGCTCGACCTGATGGACAGTGAGCCGGGTCGGATGGCTGCGCGTGCCTACGACATCGTGCTCAACGGCATGGAGATCGGCGGCGGCTCGATACGGATCAACAACGCCGAGGTCCAGCAGCGGCTGTTCAGAGTCCTGGGCATCGATGCCGACACGGCGGCGGACCGCTTCGGGTTTCTCCTCGACGCGTTCGCCTACGGCGCACCACCACATGGTGGCATCGCCTTCGGCCTCGACCGGCTGGTGATGCTGCTGGCGGGGGAGGAATCGATCCGGGACGTGATCACGTTCCCCAAGACGCAGACCGGAGCAGACGTGTTGACCGGCGCGCCGTCGACCGTCGACGCCGACCAGTTGCGGTCGCTCGGGCTACGGGTGCGTCCGACGCGCTGA
- a CDS encoding UbiA family prenyltransferase gives MLRRLGPLLRAAHPEPSAAVTLAATALAVGAGLGARSALVMLAVGSGQLSIGWSNDWLDRHRDRAGHRLDKPVAQHEVAPRTVLGAALSALIVCVAASFALGVVAAVVHLTGVAAGWIYNVVAKRSAFSIVPWMVAFGLLPAVVTLTEPLGRWPAWWIMAAGAVLGGGAHLANAIPDLEHDRATGVEGLPHRLGRRRALWFATILVATGVALVTYGATSRAAATLIGVSGAIGLAWIVAATLRGRDRAAFRGVVALLLLLTFGVVLSGAALA, from the coding sequence ATGCTACGCCGCCTCGGACCACTGCTGCGTGCGGCCCATCCCGAGCCGTCGGCCGCGGTGACGCTGGCGGCGACCGCGCTCGCGGTCGGTGCCGGTCTCGGTGCCCGGTCGGCTCTCGTCATGCTGGCTGTGGGCAGCGGACAGCTGTCGATCGGCTGGAGCAACGACTGGCTCGACCGGCACAGGGACCGTGCCGGACACCGTCTCGACAAGCCCGTCGCGCAGCACGAGGTCGCTCCGCGGACGGTCCTCGGGGCCGCGCTCAGCGCGCTCATCGTCTGCGTCGCAGCGTCGTTCGCGCTCGGCGTCGTGGCCGCGGTCGTGCACCTCACCGGCGTCGCCGCCGGCTGGATCTACAACGTCGTGGCGAAACGGAGCGCGTTCAGCATCGTGCCGTGGATGGTGGCGTTCGGTCTCCTGCCTGCCGTCGTGACCCTGACCGAGCCGCTCGGCCGCTGGCCGGCGTGGTGGATCATGGCCGCCGGCGCGGTGCTCGGCGGTGGTGCCCACCTCGCGAACGCGATCCCCGATCTCGAGCATGACCGGGCGACCGGCGTCGAGGGACTCCCGCACCGGCTCGGCCGTCGCCGGGCGCTCTGGTTCGCGACCATCCTCGTGGCCACCGGCGTCGCGCTGGTCACGTACGGCGCGACGTCCCGCGCGGCGGCGACGCTGATCGGGGTCTCCGGTGCGATCGGACTCGCGTGGATCGTCGCGGCAACGCTGCGTGGCCGCGACCGCGCGGCCTTCCGCGGTGTCGTCGCCCTGCTGCTCCTCCTGACGTTCGGGGTGGTGCTCAGCGGGGCGGCCCTGGCATGA